A DNA window from Deltaproteobacteria bacterium contains the following coding sequences:
- a CDS encoding DUF4445 domain-containing protein produces the protein MESRKFRVVFQPSGRRGEVEEGKTLLEASRELGVDIESVCGGTQRCGKCRVKVEEGRFERLGITSGMSHLSEWQASEERFIDGRARKEGFRLACAARVRGDVLAFVPEESRAVEQVIRKTARDIKIKHDPAVRLYYVELPRPSLDDPVGDFERLAERLNQEHGLKGLVIDYPALAGLPDIVRKAGWKVTAAVWNDREIIRVLPGRLEESWGMAVDVGTTTVAAYLCSLSTGKVAATESMMNPQVTFGEDVMARITYATTHPEGGLQEMSSLIIKGLNEMIERTVARLGIDREDILDMSLVGNTAMHHILLGIEPRHIGASPFVPAIHSSVDIKARDLGIEINRSSYVHVLPIEAGFVGADNVGVLICEEPYRKEKIRLIIDIGTNGELILGNRRRMVSASCATGPALEGAQITFGMRAAPGAIERVRIDPENFEVNYKVIGRETWSLFSEPEEMGTKGICGSGILDVLGELYRTGIVRKSGAFNREVKTPRLRENRDGMPEFVIAWSNETSIGRDIAITQGDIRQIQLAKAAIYAGAKLMMRRLGVDRIDRVVIAGAFGTYVDREEALIIGMLPDISPSRISSVGNAAGDGARIALLDKGKRREADRVARQVEYIELTIEEGFQDEFVAALHIPHARDSFPHLKGLVPDRILDQ, from the coding sequence GTGGAATCGAGAAAATTCAGAGTCGTGTTTCAGCCCTCGGGCAGACGGGGGGAGGTGGAGGAGGGGAAGACCCTGCTTGAGGCTTCGAGGGAACTGGGCGTGGATATTGAATCGGTCTGCGGCGGCACGCAGCGCTGCGGCAAATGCAGGGTGAAAGTGGAGGAAGGGCGTTTCGAGAGACTCGGTATCACATCCGGGATGTCCCATCTGTCTGAATGGCAGGCATCGGAAGAGAGATTCATCGACGGCCGGGCCAGAAAGGAGGGCTTTCGGCTGGCTTGTGCGGCAAGGGTCAGGGGGGATGTTCTTGCCTTTGTGCCGGAAGAGAGCAGGGCCGTCGAACAGGTCATACGCAAGACAGCCAGGGATATCAAGATCAAGCACGACCCGGCCGTGAGACTCTACTATGTGGAACTCCCGAGACCCAGTCTTGATGACCCCGTGGGTGACTTCGAGCGGCTTGCCGAAAGGCTCAATCAGGAGCACGGTCTGAAAGGCCTCGTCATCGATTATCCGGCTCTTGCGGGCCTTCCGGATATCGTCCGGAAGGCCGGTTGGAAGGTGACGGCCGCCGTCTGGAACGATCGGGAGATTATCCGGGTACTGCCCGGACGTCTCGAGGAGAGCTGGGGAATGGCTGTCGATGTGGGGACCACCACGGTGGCGGCCTATCTGTGCAGCCTGAGCACGGGGAAGGTGGCGGCCACCGAATCGATGATGAATCCCCAGGTGACCTTTGGCGAGGATGTGATGGCCCGGATCACCTATGCAACGACCCATCCTGAAGGTGGGCTCCAGGAGATGAGCAGCCTCATCATCAAAGGCCTGAACGAGATGATCGAGCGGACGGTTGCGAGGCTCGGAATAGACCGGGAAGATATCCTCGACATGAGTCTTGTGGGAAACACGGCCATGCATCATATCCTCCTGGGGATAGAGCCCAGGCACATCGGGGCCTCCCCCTTTGTCCCGGCCATACACAGTTCCGTTGACATCAAGGCCAGAGACCTGGGAATCGAAATCAACCGGTCCTCCTATGTTCACGTGCTGCCGATAGAGGCCGGTTTCGTGGGAGCGGACAACGTGGGAGTCCTCATCTGTGAAGAGCCCTACCGGAAGGAAAAGATCCGCCTGATAATCGATATCGGGACCAACGGGGAACTCATCCTCGGAAACCGCAGGAGAATGGTCTCTGCTTCCTGTGCCACGGGCCCGGCCCTCGAAGGGGCTCAGATCACCTTTGGGATGAGGGCGGCGCCAGGAGCCATCGAGCGGGTGAGGATCGACCCTGAGAACTTTGAAGTCAACTACAAGGTGATAGGGAGGGAGACCTGGAGCCTGTTCTCCGAGCCGGAGGAGATGGGAACAAAGGGTATCTGCGGATCCGGGATTCTCGACGTGCTGGGTGAGCTCTACAGGACCGGAATCGTCCGGAAGAGCGGCGCCTTCAACAGGGAGGTCAAGACTCCGAGGCTCCGGGAGAACAGGGACGGGATGCCTGAATTCGTCATTGCCTGGAGCAATGAGACCTCCATCGGCAGGGATATCGCGATCACTCAGGGCGACATCCGGCAGATCCAGCTCGCAAAGGCTGCGATCTACGCAGGGGCCAAGCTGATGATGCGCCGTCTGGGTGTGGACAGGATCGATCGGGTGGTGATTGCCGGAGCCTTCGGTACATATGTTGACAGGGAGGAGGCCCTGATCATCGGGATGCTGCCCGACATCTCTCCCTCCCGGATCAGCTCTGTTGGAAATGCAGCCGGGGACGGAGCGAGAATAGCCCTCCTCGACAAGGGGAAGAGAAGGGAGGCCGACAGGGTGGCCCGCCAGGTGGAGTACATCGAACTCACCATCGAAGAGGGGTTCCAGGATGAGTTCGTCGCCGCCCTGCACATACCCCATGCCAGGGATTCGTTTCCCCACCTGAAGGGTCTCGTCCCTGACAGGATTCTCGACCAGTGA
- a CDS encoding ABC transporter substrate-binding protein, producing MRTGGEGIVDIRGFSFQPLEKPFSVVSLVPSWTETLFYFGLSREEIAGRTDYCIHPRGRVEGVETVGGPRDPNLERIFELDPDLIIADREENRKEDVEEMDGHWPASRVFVTGPRSVDEALGDVARLGRLFHARGRARRLIESVRASMARIRGEGRGTVAYVVWQDPWIVAGGETYIGDIIRILGYENVADRPPISGPGRERRGGYPAVTIEDLARLRPDAVFLSTEPFPFRRRHADLLRSLLGGVDAEYAGKVNIRIVDGEYFSWYGSRMIAAFRYFSRHRASL from the coding sequence TTGAGGACCGGAGGGGAAGGGATCGTCGATATCCGTGGCTTCTCTTTTCAACCCCTTGAGAAACCCTTCTCAGTAGTATCCCTGGTACCGAGTTGGACAGAGACTCTCTTCTACTTCGGGCTGAGCCGGGAGGAGATCGCCGGCCGGACCGACTACTGCATCCATCCCAGGGGCAGGGTGGAGGGTGTTGAGACGGTGGGCGGGCCCAGGGATCCGAACCTAGAACGGATATTTGAGCTCGATCCGGACCTGATCATCGCAGACAGGGAGGAGAACCGAAAAGAGGATGTGGAGGAGATGGACGGGCACTGGCCGGCCTCCCGGGTCTTCGTAACAGGACCCCGAAGCGTGGACGAGGCTCTCGGAGATGTGGCCCGGCTCGGCCGCCTCTTCCATGCCCGGGGGCGGGCACGGCGGTTGATCGAGAGCGTGCGGGCGTCCATGGCGAGGATCCGCGGAGAAGGCCGCGGGACCGTGGCTTACGTGGTGTGGCAGGATCCCTGGATTGTTGCAGGGGGGGAGACTTATATCGGGGATATAATAAGGATTCTAGGTTACGAGAACGTGGCCGATCGCCCCCCGATTTCGGGTCCGGGCCGGGAGAGGAGGGGGGGCTATCCGGCCGTGACCATCGAGGATCTGGCACGGCTCAGGCCGGATGCCGTGTTCCTATCGACCGAGCCGTTTCCCTTCAGGAGGAGGCACGCGGACCTTCTCCGGTCACTGCTCGGCGGGGTCGATGCCGAATACGCAGGGAAGGTGAATATCCGGATTGTCGATGGAGAGTACTTTTCCTGGTATGGGAGCCGGATGATAGCGGCTTTCAGGTATTTTTCGAGGCACCGGGCCTCTCTGTGA
- a CDS encoding permease — MTGPVGEKIGGGTVFLLSAVACYAVLGFVNPALLGHVLVALGRLVVRIAPLLVLVFGMMFVVHLVLDPEKIGRLLGRQSGLKGWLLAISGGIVSSGPIYMWYPLLSDLKERGMKESLIAAFLYNRSIKIPLLPMMVYYFGWPFTLVLSIYMVVFSVINGVVVGKVVQGGHQ, encoded by the coding sequence ATGACCGGTCCTGTGGGAGAAAAAATCGGCGGGGGCACGGTCTTTCTCCTGTCTGCCGTTGCCTGCTACGCGGTTCTCGGTTTCGTGAACCCTGCACTCCTGGGGCATGTCCTGGTGGCCCTTGGAAGACTCGTCGTCAGGATCGCCCCTCTGCTGGTGCTGGTTTTCGGTATGATGTTTGTCGTCCACCTCGTCCTCGATCCTGAAAAGATCGGCAGGCTCCTCGGCAGGCAGTCCGGCCTCAAGGGATGGCTTCTGGCGATTTCAGGGGGCATCGTCTCTTCGGGCCCGATCTACATGTGGTACCCCCTGCTCAGCGACCTGAAAGAGAGGGGAATGAAGGAATCCCTCATTGCGGCCTTTCTCTACAACCGGTCCATCAAGATACCCCTCCTGCCGATGATGGTATACTATTTCGGATGGCCCTTCACCCTCGTCCTGTCGATCTATATGGTTGTCTTTTCCGTAATCAACGGGGTCGTCGTCGGCAAGGTGGTCCAGGGAGGGCACCAGTGA